GCTTTTTTGATTGATAAAAATATCATTGCTTTTCTTCTTATTGTGATCTATTGGGATGCTTTTTCTCAGTGCCAAGGAAATTATTCTGCTATTGTTGCCTTGATTTTGAAAATGATTTGGCAATTAATTATTTTAAATGTGATCTATGAGACTATTTTTTTGTTTTTATATGGCGGGACACTTGGGAAGATGCTTTTAAAAATACGTGTTGTGAATGTTTCTGTTTTGGATTCTCCAAATTTTTTATGTTCTTTGAATAGAGCAGTAGTTAAGACTATAAGTGAGCATCTTGGTTATATTCCTTATGTATTCGTTTTTTTCTCACCTTTTTTGCAAGCATTTCATGATTATACGGCTCAGACTATTGTGATTAAAAATGCTTAAAAGATTTGCTTTATTGCTTTGCTGTTTGGTGCCTCTTTTTTCAAAAAGCTCTATCCTCAAACAAAATCAATCTCAGATTGGAGAAATGACGGCAGATAAACTTGAAAGGGTTGGGGA
This genomic window from Helicobacter kayseriensis contains:
- a CDS encoding RDD family protein — translated: MNLEETLYREDIELAPLSARFFAFLIDKNIIAFLLIVIYWDAFSQCQGNYSAIVALILKMIWQLIILNVIYETIFLFLYGGTLGKMLLKIRVVNVSVLDSPNFLCSLNRAVVKTISEHLGYIPYVFVFFSPFLQAFHDYTAQTIVIKNA